The following are from one region of the Paenibacillus sp. JZ16 genome:
- a CDS encoding ABC transporter substrate-binding protein has translation MKRALKFISTLCVLTLMLTALAACGGSKPASTTDGSQATPDTSKDSETTSKDIPTLTWWTIGGQVPNNFSKAVDAMNAYTAEKIGVKVDIKVASWGEWDTKMNTIVNTGEPFDIMFTNSGKYSKQVTMGAFADITDLVQSETPDLYKLIPEKVWEGTKIGGKYYSVPTYKDSALTQYWVFDDKYVQKYNIDINNIKTLQDLDKPLRDMKAGEGKSFYPLPMTQGEGLNGFFNDYDDLTLGFPPIGVKADDAARTVVSVLEQPDVMANLKLLHQWYQDGIINPDAPTKTENDKGRPFFAAQAFPGAEVSWQINDAIEKYNMVQHYGPIYTTSTIQGSLNAISANSKYKKEALKYLELVNTDPKLRNMLAFGELGVDYNNVDGEKVIERTSDTWPLAAYTQGTFFNLAVTKGAPEDQWEQVKKLNDAATSSTVLGFALDITDLQTEVANCQAVWDKYKYELITGASDPETMVPKITAELKSAGMDTIMQAAQEQINNYFK, from the coding sequence ATGAAAAGAGCATTAAAGTTCATCTCTACGCTGTGCGTGCTGACGCTAATGTTGACCGCTTTGGCAGCCTGCGGCGGCTCGAAGCCTGCTTCCACAACAGACGGATCCCAAGCGACGCCGGACACATCCAAAGACTCCGAAACGACAAGCAAGGATATTCCGACGTTAACCTGGTGGACCATCGGCGGCCAAGTGCCGAACAATTTCAGCAAAGCGGTGGATGCCATGAATGCCTATACGGCCGAGAAGATTGGCGTGAAGGTCGACATCAAGGTAGCCAGCTGGGGCGAATGGGACACCAAAATGAACACCATCGTGAATACCGGCGAGCCCTTCGACATCATGTTCACGAACAGCGGTAAATACAGCAAGCAAGTGACAATGGGCGCGTTTGCCGATATTACGGATCTGGTTCAGAGCGAAACGCCGGACTTGTACAAATTGATTCCCGAAAAGGTATGGGAAGGCACCAAGATCGGCGGCAAATATTATTCCGTTCCGACGTACAAGGATTCCGCGCTGACGCAGTACTGGGTATTCGATGACAAGTATGTGCAAAAGTACAATATCGACATCAACAATATCAAAACATTGCAGGATCTGGATAAGCCGCTTCGTGACATGAAGGCCGGCGAAGGCAAAAGCTTCTATCCGCTGCCAATGACGCAAGGCGAAGGCTTGAACGGCTTCTTTAACGACTATGACGATTTAACGCTGGGCTTCCCTCCCATCGGCGTAAAAGCGGACGATGCAGCACGCACGGTGGTCTCTGTTCTCGAGCAGCCGGATGTCATGGCCAATCTGAAGCTCCTGCACCAGTGGTATCAGGATGGCATCATCAACCCGGATGCTCCGACAAAGACGGAGAACGACAAAGGCAGACCGTTCTTTGCAGCCCAGGCATTCCCGGGAGCCGAGGTCAGCTGGCAAATCAATGACGCCATTGAAAAATATAATATGGTTCAGCATTATGGACCGATCTATACCACCAGTACGATCCAAGGCTCGCTAAACGCGATTTCAGCGAATTCCAAGTATAAGAAGGAAGCATTGAAATACCTTGAATTAGTGAATACCGATCCTAAACTTCGCAATATGCTGGCATTCGGCGAGTTAGGCGTCGACTACAACAACGTCGATGGCGAAAAGGTGATTGAGCGTACATCCGATACTTGGCCGCTGGCTGCCTACACGCAAGGCACATTCTTCAATTTGGCGGTGACCAAGGGCGCCCCTGAAGATCAGTGGGAGCAGGTTAAAAAGCTGAACGATGCAGCGACCTCTTCCACCGTCCTGGGCTTTGCGCTGGACATCACCGATCTTCAGACCGAAGTAGCGAACTGCCAAGCCGTATGGGATAAATACAAATATGAGCTGATCACGGGCGCATCCGATCCGGAAACCATGGTGCCGAAGATTACGGCTGAATTAAAGTCAGCCGGCATGGACACGATTATGCAAGCTGCCCAAGAGCAAATCAACAATTACTTCAAGTAA